A DNA window from Enterobacter cloacae subsp. cloacae ATCC 13047 contains the following coding sequences:
- the rfaF gene encoding ADP-heptose--LPS heptosyltransferase RfaF, with protein sequence MRILVIGPSWVGDMMMSQSLYRTLKARYPQAIIDVMAPAWCRPLLSRMPEVNEAIPMPLGHGALEIGERRKLGHSLREKRYDRAYVLPNSFKSALVPFFAGVPHRTGWRGEMRYGLLNDARVLDKEAWPLMVERYVALAYDKGVMRSAKDLPQPLLWPQLQVSEGEKSQTCNAFGLSSERPMIGFCPGAEFGPAKRWPHYHYAELAKQLIDEGYQIVLFGSAKDHEAGNEILAALSTEQQAWCRNLAGETQLEQAVILLAACKAVVTNDSGLMHVAAALNRPLVALYGPSSPDFTPPLSNKARVIRLITGYHKVRKGDAAQGYHQSLIDITPQRVLEELNELLLSEEG encoded by the coding sequence ATGAGAATTCTGGTGATCGGCCCGTCATGGGTGGGCGACATGATGATGTCGCAAAGTCTCTATCGCACGCTCAAGGCGCGTTATCCCCAAGCGATAATCGACGTGATGGCACCCGCATGGTGCCGTCCATTGTTATCGCGTATGCCGGAAGTGAATGAAGCCATCCCAATGCCGCTCGGCCATGGGGCGCTGGAAATTGGCGAACGTCGTAAACTCGGTCACAGTCTGCGCGAGAAGCGTTATGACCGCGCTTACGTGTTACCCAATTCGTTTAAATCCGCGCTTGTGCCCTTCTTCGCCGGTGTGCCGCACCGTACCGGCTGGCGCGGTGAGATGCGCTACGGTCTGCTTAATGACGCACGCGTGCTGGATAAAGAGGCCTGGCCATTAATGGTGGAGCGCTATGTGGCGCTGGCCTACGACAAAGGCGTGATGCGCAGCGCAAAAGACCTGCCGCAGCCGCTGCTATGGCCACAGCTACAGGTCAGCGAGGGTGAAAAATCCCAGACCTGTAACGCGTTTGGTCTTTCCTCTGAACGGCCAATGATTGGCTTCTGCCCGGGCGCAGAATTCGGCCCGGCAAAACGCTGGCCGCACTATCACTACGCAGAGCTGGCAAAGCAGTTGATTGACGAAGGTTATCAGATCGTTCTGTTCGGCTCGGCCAAAGACCACGAGGCGGGGAACGAAATCCTGGCAGCCCTCAGCACAGAACAGCAGGCCTGGTGCCGCAACCTGGCCGGGGAAACCCAGCTTGAGCAGGCGGTGATTTTACTTGCTGCCTGTAAAGCCGTAGTCACCAACGACTCCGGGCTGATGCACGTCGCCGCCGCGCTCAACCGCCCGCTGGTTGCGTTGTACGGTCCAAGTAGCCCGGACTTCACGCCGCCGCTCTCAAATAAGGCGCGCGTTATTCGTCTGATCACGGGTTACCATAAGGTGCGTAAAGGCGATGCCGCGCAAGGTTATCACCAGAGCCTGATCGACATCACGCCGCAGCGCGTTCTCGAAGAACTCAACGAACTGCTGCTGAGCGAAGAAGGATAA
- the rfaD gene encoding ADP-glyceromanno-heptose 6-epimerase: MIIVTGGAGFIGSNIVKALNDKGITDILVVDNLKDGTKFVNLVDLNIADYMDKEDFLIQIMAGEEFGEIEAIFHEGACSSTTEWDGKYMMDNNYQYSKELLHYCLEREIPFLYASSAATYGGRTSDFIESREYEQPLNVYGYSKFLFDEYVRQVLPEANSQIVGFRYFNVYGPREGHKGSMASVAFHLNTQLNNGESPKLFEGSDGFKRDFVYVGDVAAVNLWFWENGVSGIFNLGTGRAESFQAVADATLAYHKKGSIEYIPFPDKLKGRYQAFTQADLTNLRAAGYDKPFKTVAEGVTEYMAWLNRDA, encoded by the coding sequence ATGATCATCGTTACCGGCGGCGCGGGCTTTATCGGCAGCAATATTGTTAAAGCTCTCAATGACAAAGGCATCACCGACATCCTGGTGGTTGACAACCTGAAAGACGGCACCAAGTTCGTCAACCTGGTGGATCTGAACATCGCTGACTACATGGATAAAGAAGACTTCCTTATCCAGATTATGGCAGGTGAAGAGTTCGGCGAGATCGAAGCCATCTTCCACGAAGGGGCATGCTCCTCCACCACAGAGTGGGACGGCAAGTACATGATGGACAACAACTATCAGTACTCTAAAGAGCTGCTTCACTACTGTCTGGAGCGTGAAATTCCGTTCCTGTATGCCTCTTCGGCGGCCACCTACGGCGGACGTACCTCTGATTTCATTGAATCCCGCGAATATGAACAGCCGTTGAACGTCTACGGTTACTCCAAGTTCCTTTTCGACGAATATGTGCGTCAGGTGTTGCCAGAAGCGAACTCCCAGATCGTTGGTTTCCGCTACTTCAACGTCTACGGGCCGCGCGAAGGCCACAAAGGCAGCATGGCGAGCGTGGCGTTCCATCTGAACACTCAGCTGAATAACGGCGAAAGTCCAAAACTGTTCGAAGGCAGCGACGGCTTTAAGCGTGACTTCGTCTACGTAGGCGACGTTGCCGCCGTGAACCTGTGGTTCTGGGAAAATGGGGTATCCGGTATTTTCAACCTTGGCACCGGCCGCGCGGAGTCTTTCCAGGCCGTGGCTGACGCAACGCTGGCGTATCACAAGAAAGGCAGCATTGAGTACATTCCTTTCCCGGACAAACTGAAAGGCCGCTACCAGGCATTCACCCAGGCCGATCTGACTAACCTGCGCGCAGCGGGTTATGACAAGCCGTTCAAGACCGTTGCCGAAGGCGTAACGGAATATATGGCCTGGCTGAACCGCGACGCGTAA
- the kbl gene encoding glycine C-acetyltransferase, producing MRGDFYKQLNSDLETARAEGLFKEERIITSAQQADITVADGSHVINFCANNYLGLANHPELIAAAKSGMDTHGFGMASVRFICGTQDSHKQLEKKLANFLGMEDAILYSSCFDANGGLFETLLGAEDAIISDALNHASIIDGVRLCKAKRFRYANNDMVELEARLKEAREAGARHVLIATDGVFSMDGVIANLKGVCDLADKYDALVMVDDSHAVGFVGENGRGSHEYCDVMGRVDIITGTLGKALGGASGGYTAARKEVVEWLRQRSRPYLFSNSLAPAIVAASIKVLEMVESGAELRDRLWSNARLFREKMSAAGFTLAGADHAIIPVMLGDAVVAQNFARELQKEGIYVTGFFFPVVPKGQARIRTQMSAAHSPEQIERAVEAFTRIGKQLGVIA from the coding sequence ATGCGTGGTGATTTTTACAAACAGTTAAACAGCGACCTTGAGACCGCGCGTGCGGAAGGGTTGTTTAAAGAAGAGCGTATTATCACGTCTGCTCAGCAGGCGGACATCACCGTTGCCGATGGCAGCCATGTGATCAACTTTTGTGCGAACAACTACCTGGGTCTTGCGAATCACCCTGAGCTGATTGCTGCGGCGAAAAGCGGTATGGATACCCACGGTTTTGGTATGGCCTCCGTACGTTTTATCTGCGGCACGCAGGACAGTCACAAGCAGCTTGAGAAAAAGCTGGCGAACTTCTTAGGCATGGAAGACGCAATTCTGTACTCCTCCTGCTTCGATGCCAACGGCGGTCTGTTTGAGACGCTGCTGGGTGCAGAAGATGCCATTATCTCCGACGCCCTTAACCACGCTTCCATCATTGATGGTGTGCGCCTGTGTAAAGCGAAGCGTTTCCGCTATGCCAACAACGATATGGTTGAACTGGAAGCACGCCTGAAAGAGGCGCGTGAAGCGGGTGCTCGCCATGTGCTCATCGCCACCGACGGCGTGTTCTCTATGGACGGCGTGATCGCCAACCTGAAGGGCGTGTGCGACCTGGCGGATAAATACGATGCGCTGGTGATGGTCGATGACTCGCACGCGGTCGGTTTTGTGGGTGAAAACGGCCGTGGCTCGCATGAATACTGTGACGTGATGGGCCGCGTGGACATCATCACCGGTACGCTGGGCAAAGCGCTTGGTGGCGCGTCTGGCGGTTATACCGCTGCGCGTAAAGAGGTGGTGGAGTGGCTGCGCCAGCGCTCCCGTCCGTACCTGTTCTCCAACTCCCTCGCGCCGGCCATTGTTGCCGCCTCCATCAAAGTGCTGGAGATGGTGGAATCCGGGGCTGAACTGCGTGACCGTCTGTGGTCCAACGCGCGCCTGTTCCGCGAAAAAATGAGTGCGGCAGGGTTTACCCTGGCCGGTGCTGACCACGCCATTATCCCGGTTATGCTGGGTGATGCCGTCGTGGCGCAGAACTTTGCCCGTGAGCTGCAAAAAGAAGGCATTTATGTGACTGGGTTCTTCTTCCCGGTCGTACCAAAAGGCCAGGCGCGTATCCGCACCCAGATGTCCGCGGCGCATTCGCCTGAACAAATTGAACGTGCGGTGGAAGCCTTTACCCGCATCGGTAAACAGCTGGGCGTAATTGCCTGA
- the tdh gene encoding L-threonine 3-dehydrogenase: protein MKALSKLKAEEGIWMTDVPEPEVGHNDLLIKIRKTAICGTDVHIYNWDQWSQKTIPVPMVVGHEYVGEVVGIGQEVKGFNIGDRVSGEGHITCGHCRNCRGGRTHLCRNTIGVGVNRPGCFAEYLVIPAFNAFKIPDNISDDLASIFDPFGNAVHTALSFDLVGEDVLVSGAGPIGIMAAAVAKHVGARNVVITDVNEYRLSLARKMGVTRAVDVSKESLADVMEELGMTEGFDVGLEMSGAPPAFRTMLDTMNHGGRIAMLGIPPSDMSIDWNKVIFKGLFIKGIYGREMFETWYKMAALIQSGLDLSPIITHRFSVDDFQKGFDAMRSGQSGKVILSWDK, encoded by the coding sequence ATGAAAGCGTTATCCAAACTGAAAGCGGAAGAAGGGATTTGGATGACCGACGTGCCGGAGCCGGAAGTCGGTCATAACGATCTGCTGATCAAAATTCGTAAAACCGCCATTTGCGGCACTGACGTTCATATCTACAACTGGGATCAGTGGTCGCAAAAAACCATTCCAGTACCCATGGTTGTCGGCCACGAATACGTTGGTGAAGTGGTTGGGATTGGTCAGGAAGTGAAAGGTTTTAACATTGGCGACCGCGTCTCGGGTGAAGGACACATCACCTGCGGCCACTGCCGTAACTGCCGCGGTGGGCGTACGCACCTGTGCCGTAATACCATTGGCGTGGGCGTGAATCGTCCGGGTTGCTTCGCGGAATATCTGGTGATCCCGGCTTTCAACGCGTTCAAAATTCCGGACAACATTTCTGACGATCTGGCCTCCATCTTTGACCCGTTCGGCAACGCGGTACATACGGCGCTCTCTTTCGACCTGGTCGGCGAGGATGTGCTGGTCTCCGGCGCGGGCCCTATCGGGATTATGGCCGCAGCGGTGGCGAAGCACGTGGGTGCGCGTAATGTAGTGATTACCGACGTGAACGAATACCGTCTGTCGCTGGCCCGCAAGATGGGCGTCACCCGTGCGGTGGATGTCTCTAAAGAGAGCCTGGCCGATGTGATGGAAGAGCTGGGCATGACCGAAGGGTTTGACGTGGGTCTGGAGATGTCCGGCGCACCACCGGCGTTCCGTACCATGCTGGATACCATGAACCACGGCGGTCGTATTGCGATGCTGGGTATTCCGCCGTCGGATATGTCTATCGACTGGAATAAAGTTATCTTCAAAGGGCTGTTCATTAAAGGCATCTATGGCCGTGAAATGTTCGAAACCTGGTATAAGATGGCGGCATTAATTCAGTCTGGTCTGGATCTGTCCCCGATTATTACACATCGTTTCTCCGTTGATGATTTCCAGAAAGGCTTTGACGCGATGCGTTCGGGTCAGTCCGGGAAAGTTATTTTGAGCTGGGATAAATAA
- a CDS encoding glycosyltransferase has translation MPQKRKILLLDTGKEWGGGTNSMLELLKRIDRDKFDITCCFYNDYSRAGGQTIGQVLNSIGIPLIVIPQHKQPAWAKLLKEAGRGLLFFSRNARKAFTRHVDTLWRIRPNVSKIETLFSHGGFDTLYMNNQPGSNEEGYLAAAKLQARLIQHCRIEPVLSPPLVKLVNAHATKIIAVSHGVEQVLLQHGIRPDLCTTVNNAIDIYQPLPDRRAMRQRLGIDDETFVFGSIGSLIPRKANHHTLEALAQFSLKHPEAKWKMVLVGEGPERDALAAQAQNLGIASHVIFTGFQNTPFDYLATFDAFILASKSEGLPRVVLEAMLLNIPVIGSQVTGTAELIDHASTGLLFPWSDVSQLAQHLDSIWTDADLRARLATAARQNVCRNYAIEKYVSGVEAVLGAQ, from the coding sequence ATGCCGCAAAAACGTAAAATCCTCCTCCTGGACACAGGCAAAGAATGGGGGGGAGGCACCAACAGTATGCTTGAGCTTCTGAAGCGAATTGATCGCGACAAATTCGACATTACTTGTTGTTTTTACAACGATTATAGTCGTGCTGGAGGTCAAACCATAGGCCAGGTGCTAAACAGCATTGGGATCCCGCTGATCGTCATTCCTCAACATAAGCAACCGGCATGGGCAAAATTGTTGAAAGAAGCAGGACGTGGTCTGCTGTTTTTCTCGCGCAATGCCCGTAAAGCGTTTACACGACACGTCGATACTCTGTGGCGTATCAGGCCCAATGTCAGCAAAATCGAAACGCTTTTCTCGCATGGTGGTTTCGATACGCTCTATATGAATAACCAACCTGGCTCGAACGAGGAAGGTTATCTCGCGGCGGCGAAACTACAGGCGCGATTAATTCAGCACTGCCGTATTGAACCTGTTCTGTCCCCACCACTGGTGAAACTGGTCAATGCGCATGCCACAAAGATCATCGCGGTCTCGCATGGCGTTGAACAGGTGCTGCTGCAGCATGGTATCCGACCCGATCTCTGTACGACCGTTAACAATGCCATCGACATCTACCAGCCTTTACCGGATCGCCGCGCAATGCGTCAGCGACTGGGCATAGATGACGAGACCTTTGTGTTTGGCAGCATTGGCTCATTGATCCCACGTAAAGCTAACCACCATACGCTTGAAGCACTGGCGCAGTTCAGTCTGAAGCATCCTGAAGCGAAGTGGAAAATGGTGCTGGTCGGTGAAGGCCCTGAGCGTGATGCGTTAGCAGCACAGGCCCAAAACCTGGGTATTGCAAGTCACGTGATCTTCACTGGTTTTCAGAATACCCCTTTTGATTACCTCGCCACGTTTGACGCATTTATCCTCGCCTCTAAAAGTGAAGGCCTTCCTCGCGTAGTGCTGGAAGCGATGCTGCTCAATATCCCCGTTATTGGATCCCAGGTGACCGGCACAGCTGAACTCATTGACCATGCCTCTACCGGGTTGCTTTTCCCCTGGAGCGATGTTTCACAACTAGCGCAACATCTGGATAGTATCTGGACGGATGCTGACCTGCGGGCTCGACTGGCTACAGCAGCCAGGCAAAATGTTTGTCGTAACTATGCCATTGAAAAGTATGTCAGCGGTGTCGAAGCCGTGCTTGGCGCGCAATAA
- a CDS encoding glycosyltransferase family 2 protein yields MFKITVCLLTFNSERLLRDVIPPLLKIADEIVIVDSGSTDNTLHICQSYGLSPVYKKYGWHGEQMNHAVSLASHDWVLCIDSDEILDSDTVDAILKLKRSDEPDPGMAWRICRHWYVLGEKVRTLYPVSSPDFPVRLFNRKQARFNNRPVDDKVEGFRHSERIPGYVRHDTFHTLHELFSKLNGYTTRLVQYQTIRPSICRGVISAIGAFFKWYLFSGAWRQGRVGAATGLYATAYSFLKYFKAWYQYQERKEPVTKEHTDSHITE; encoded by the coding sequence ATGTTTAAAATAACGGTCTGCTTATTAACTTTCAACTCAGAAAGGTTGTTACGTGACGTAATTCCGCCTCTTTTAAAAATAGCGGATGAAATCGTCATTGTTGATTCCGGAAGTACAGATAATACACTACATATTTGCCAGAGTTATGGTTTGTCGCCAGTATACAAAAAATATGGCTGGCATGGCGAGCAGATGAACCATGCCGTGTCATTAGCGAGTCATGACTGGGTCCTGTGCATCGACAGTGATGAAATTCTCGATTCAGACACTGTTGATGCTATTTTAAAATTAAAAAGGAGTGACGAACCCGATCCTGGAATGGCATGGCGGATATGTCGTCACTGGTATGTTTTGGGCGAAAAAGTCCGAACATTATATCCTGTCTCTTCTCCTGATTTCCCGGTACGACTTTTTAACCGTAAGCAGGCACGATTTAATAATAGACCCGTAGACGATAAGGTAGAAGGTTTTCGCCACTCTGAACGTATTCCCGGTTACGTCAGACATGATACATTTCATACATTGCATGAACTTTTTAGCAAATTGAATGGTTATACAACCCGCCTGGTGCAATATCAAACGATACGCCCCTCTATCTGTCGAGGTGTGATCAGCGCCATCGGCGCTTTTTTCAAATGGTATCTGTTCAGTGGTGCCTGGCGTCAGGGCAGAGTGGGGGCAGCAACAGGCTTGTATGCCACGGCCTACAGTTTTTTGAAGTATTTCAAAGCCTGGTATCAATATCAGGAAAGAAAAGAGCCCGTTACAAAAGAGCATACGGACTCTCACATTACAGAATAA
- a CDS encoding divergent polysaccharide deacetylase family protein: MLQFRRIVLSVASALALVAPVYAGKLAIVIDDFGYRPHYENQVLAMPAAISVAVLPNAPHAREMATKAHNSGHQVLIHLPMAPISKQPLEKDTLRPEMSSDEIDRIIRDAYNKVPYAVGLNNHMGSAMTSSLYGMLKVMQALERYNLYFLDSMTIGNSQAMRAAQGTGVKVIKRKVFLDDTQNEADIRVQFNRAVQLARRNGSAIAIGHPHPSTVRVLQQMLPTLPSDITLVRPSDLLNEPQVDTSTPNQGKPGSSTPRNPFRGVKRCVPKHAPEPVYATRFFSVIGESMSQSTLVQYFQHQWQGWGKKA; the protein is encoded by the coding sequence TTGCTTCAATTTCGTCGAATTGTTCTCTCCGTCGCCAGCGCACTGGCGCTGGTCGCACCGGTATACGCCGGTAAACTCGCCATTGTGATTGATGACTTCGGTTATCGTCCGCACTATGAAAATCAGGTGCTGGCGATGCCGGCAGCCATTTCTGTCGCCGTCCTCCCGAATGCGCCACACGCACGTGAGATGGCGACCAAGGCCCACAACAGCGGCCACCAGGTATTGATCCATCTGCCGATGGCTCCCATCAGCAAACAACCGCTGGAAAAAGATACTCTGCGCCCTGAGATGAGCAGCGATGAGATCGATCGCATTATCCGCGACGCTTACAACAAAGTGCCGTATGCCGTGGGGTTAAACAACCATATGGGCAGCGCGATGACATCCAGCCTGTACGGGATGCTCAAAGTGATGCAGGCGCTGGAGCGTTACAACCTCTACTTCCTCGACAGCATGACCATCGGCAACAGTCAGGCGATGCGTGCCGCGCAGGGAACGGGGGTGAAGGTGATTAAGCGCAAGGTATTCCTTGACGATACGCAGAACGAAGCAGACATTCGCGTGCAGTTTAATCGCGCTGTGCAGCTGGCCCGCCGCAATGGCTCCGCGATTGCCATCGGCCACCCGCATCCGTCGACCGTTCGCGTCCTGCAGCAAATGCTGCCGACATTGCCTTCGGATATCACGCTGGTCCGCCCGAGCGATCTCCTGAACGAACCACAGGTTGATACGTCGACGCCGAACCAGGGGAAACCAGGATCATCAACGCCGCGTAACCCGTTCCGCGGCGTAAAACGCTGTGTGCCGAAACATGCCCCTGAACCGGTTTATGCGACCCGGTTCTTCTCTGTGATTGGTGAAAGCATGAGCCAGAGTACGCTGGTGCAATATTTTCAACATCAGTGGCAGGGCTGGGGTAAGAAAGCCTGA
- the envC gene encoding murein hydrolase activator EnvC, which yields MTWVVKPLRLSVRPLFYASALSAGVLLCAASAHADDRDQLKSIQADIAAKERAVRQQQQQRASLLAQLKQQEEAISAAARELRETQNTLSQLNKQIDEMNASIAKLERQRDAQERNLAAQLDAAFRQGEHTGLQLILSGEESQRGQRLQAYFGYLNQARQETIAQLKQTREEVTTQKAELEEKQSQQQTLLYEQQAQQAKLEQARNERKKTLSGLESSIQAGQSQLSEMRANESKLRNSIARAEAAAKARAEKEAREAQAVRDKQQEASRKGTTYKPSESERSLMSRTGGLGSPRGQAYWPVRGTILHRYGEQLQGELRWKGIVIGASEGSEVKAIADGRVILADWLQGYGLVVVVEHGKGDMSLYGYNQSALVSVGTQVRAGQPIALVGSSGGQGRPSLYFEIRRQGQAVNPQPWLGR from the coding sequence ATCACATGGGTCGTGAAACCGCTTAGGTTATCAGTCAGACCTCTGTTTTACGCCAGCGCACTCAGCGCTGGCGTATTGCTGTGCGCCGCATCCGCCCACGCGGACGATCGCGACCAGCTGAAATCCATTCAGGCCGATATCGCCGCCAAAGAGCGTGCGGTACGTCAGCAGCAACAGCAACGCGCGTCGCTGCTTGCTCAGCTTAAGCAGCAGGAAGAGGCGATCTCCGCCGCCGCACGTGAGCTCCGCGAAACACAAAACACCCTCTCCCAGTTGAATAAACAGATCGACGAGATGAACGCGTCGATTGCCAAGCTGGAACGTCAGCGCGATGCGCAGGAACGTAATCTTGCGGCACAGCTTGATGCCGCATTCCGCCAGGGTGAACACACCGGCCTTCAGCTGATCCTCAGCGGTGAAGAGAGCCAGCGCGGTCAGCGCCTGCAGGCCTATTTCGGCTATCTGAACCAGGCGCGTCAGGAGACTATCGCGCAGCTAAAACAGACGCGCGAAGAGGTCACCACGCAAAAAGCCGAGCTGGAAGAGAAGCAGAGCCAGCAGCAGACGCTGCTCTACGAACAGCAGGCCCAGCAGGCAAAGCTCGAACAGGCTCGCAACGAACGTAAGAAAACCCTTTCCGGGCTTGAATCCTCCATTCAGGCTGGTCAGAGCCAGTTGAGCGAAATGCGCGCCAACGAATCGAAGCTGCGTAACAGCATCGCCCGAGCGGAGGCCGCGGCAAAAGCCCGCGCTGAAAAAGAGGCTCGCGAGGCGCAGGCCGTTCGCGATAAGCAGCAGGAAGCCTCCCGTAAAGGCACGACCTATAAACCAAGCGAAAGCGAACGCTCGTTGATGTCACGAACCGGTGGCCTGGGCTCCCCTCGCGGTCAGGCTTACTGGCCCGTTCGCGGTACAATTCTGCATCGTTATGGCGAACAGCTGCAGGGTGAACTACGTTGGAAAGGGATAGTTATCGGTGCGTCTGAAGGTAGCGAAGTGAAAGCCATCGCCGATGGCCGCGTGATCCTGGCCGACTGGCTGCAGGGTTACGGGCTTGTGGTAGTAGTTGAGCACGGTAAAGGCGACATGAGCCTCTACGGTTACAACCAGAGCGCACTGGTCAGCGTTGGCACTCAGGTGCGCGCGGGTCAACCCATCGCCCTTGTGGGCAGCAGTGGCGGTCAGGGCCGCCCGTCACTCTATTTCGAAATTCGTCGCCAGGGTCAGGCGGTCAATCCACAGCCGTGGTTGGGAAGATAA
- the gpmM gene encoding 2,3-bisphosphoglycerate-independent phosphoglycerate mutase: MSVSKKPMVLVILDGYGYREDQQDNAIFNAKTPVMDALWAKRPHTLIDASGLEVGLPDRQMGNSEVGHVNLGAGRIVYQDLTRLDVEIKERTFFANPVLCGAVDKAVAAGKAVHIMGLLSAGGVHSHEDHIMAMVELAAERGAEKIYLHAFLDGRDTPPRSAKGSLEAFEEKFAALGKGRVASIIGRYYAMDRDNRWDRVEQAYDLMTLAKGEFQFATAVEGLEAAYARDENDEFVKATVIRAEGQADAAMEDGDALIFMNFRADRAREITRAFVNSDFDGFARKKAVNINFIQLTEYAADIDAPCAYPPASLANTFGEWMAKNDKTQLRISETEKYAHVTFFFNGGVEEPFKGEDRILINSPKVATYDLQPEMSSAELTEKLVAAIVSGKYDTIICNYPNGDMVGHTGVMEAAIKAVEALDHCVEQVAKAVESVGGQLLITADHGNAEQMRDPATGQAHTAHTNLPVPLIYVGDKALKAVEGGKLSDVAPTMLSLMGMPIPEEMTGKPLFIVE; the protein is encoded by the coding sequence ATGTCGGTTTCTAAAAAACCTATGGTACTGGTGATTCTGGATGGCTATGGCTACCGTGAAGATCAACAGGATAACGCCATTTTCAACGCTAAAACCCCGGTCATGGATGCACTGTGGGCAAAACGTCCCCACACTCTGATTGACGCATCCGGCCTGGAAGTGGGCCTGCCGGACCGTCAGATGGGTAACTCTGAAGTCGGTCACGTCAACCTGGGCGCCGGGCGCATTGTCTATCAGGATCTGACGCGTCTGGATGTTGAAATCAAAGAACGCACCTTCTTCGCCAACCCTGTGCTGTGTGGTGCGGTGGATAAAGCCGTTGCCGCAGGCAAAGCCGTGCATATCATGGGTCTGCTGTCTGCCGGCGGCGTTCATAGCCATGAAGATCATATTATGGCGATGGTTGAACTGGCCGCTGAGCGCGGTGCGGAAAAAATCTACCTGCACGCGTTCCTGGATGGCCGCGATACGCCACCGCGTAGCGCTAAAGGTTCGCTGGAAGCCTTCGAAGAGAAATTTGCCGCACTGGGCAAAGGCCGCGTGGCATCTATTATTGGCCGCTACTACGCCATGGATCGCGATAATCGCTGGGATCGTGTGGAACAGGCCTATGACCTGATGACGCTGGCAAAAGGCGAGTTCCAGTTTGCGACTGCCGTTGAGGGCCTTGAAGCCGCGTACGCGCGCGATGAAAACGACGAATTCGTGAAAGCGACCGTCATTCGCGCAGAAGGCCAGGCTGATGCCGCCATGGAAGATGGCGACGCGCTGATCTTCATGAACTTCCGTGCTGACCGTGCGCGTGAAATCACCCGCGCATTCGTTAACAGCGATTTCGACGGTTTCGCCCGTAAGAAAGCGGTGAACATCAACTTCATCCAGTTGACCGAATACGCCGCTGACATCGACGCCCCATGCGCTTACCCACCAGCTTCACTGGCCAATACCTTCGGTGAGTGGATGGCGAAAAACGATAAGACGCAGTTGCGTATCTCCGAAACCGAGAAATATGCCCACGTCACCTTCTTCTTTAACGGCGGTGTAGAAGAGCCGTTCAAAGGCGAAGATCGCATTCTGATTAATTCACCAAAAGTTGCTACCTATGACCTGCAGCCAGAGATGAGCTCTGCGGAATTGACCGAAAAACTGGTTGCGGCGATCGTTAGCGGCAAATACGACACCATCATCTGTAACTATCCGAACGGTGACATGGTGGGTCATACCGGGGTGATGGAAGCGGCTATTAAAGCGGTTGAAGCGCTGGATCACTGCGTTGAGCAGGTTGCCAAAGCGGTTGAATCCGTTGGCGGCCAGCTGCTGATTACCGCTGACCACGGTAACGCAGAGCAGATGCGCGACCCGGCAACCGGACAGGCGCATACGGCCCACACCAACCTGCCGGTTCCGCTGATTTATGTAGGTGATAAAGCACTGAAAGCAGTGGAAGGCGGCAAGCTTTCTGACGTCGCGCCAACCATGTTGTCGCTGATGGGTATGCCGATCCCTGAAGAGATGACTGGTAAGCCGCTGTTCATCGTGGAATAA
- a CDS encoding rhodanese-like domain-containing protein: MQEIMQFVSRHPVLSIAWIGLLAAVLFTTFKGLTSKIKVITRGEATRLINKEDAVVVDLRQRDDFRKGHIAGAINLLPAEIKANNVGELEKHKAQPIIVVDGTGMQAQESASLLHKAGFENVSVLKEGISGWSGENLPLVRGK; the protein is encoded by the coding sequence ATGCAAGAAATTATGCAATTCGTTAGCCGCCATCCGGTTCTGAGCATCGCGTGGATTGGCCTGCTGGCCGCTGTGCTGTTCACCACATTTAAGGGCCTGACGTCTAAGATTAAGGTTATCACCCGTGGTGAAGCGACGCGTCTGATTAACAAAGAAGATGCCGTCGTGGTCGATCTGCGTCAGCGTGACGATTTCCGCAAAGGGCACATTGCAGGCGCTATCAACCTGCTGCCAGCTGAAATCAAAGCCAACAACGTGGGCGAGCTTGAGAAGCATAAAGCCCAGCCGATTATCGTTGTTGACGGTACCGGCATGCAGGCGCAGGAATCTGCTAGCCTGCTTCATAAAGCAGGCTTCGAAAACGTCTCTGTACTGAAAGAAGGCATTTCCGGCTGGAGCGGAGAAAACCTTCCTTTGGTGCGCGGTAAATAA